A single Osmerus mordax isolate fOsmMor3 chromosome 7, fOsmMor3.pri, whole genome shotgun sequence DNA region contains:
- the wnt1 gene encoding protein Wnt-1: MQALALILGVKAACILLVSSLSGTGAVNNSGRWWGIMNVASSANLLINSKNVQLVLDPSLALLSRRQRRLIRQNPGILHAIATGLHTAVKECKWQFRNRRWNCPTTHSPVMFGKIVNRGCRETAFVFAITSAGVTHAVARSCSEGAIESCTCDYRRRGPGGPDWHWGGCSDNVEFGRMFSREFVDSSERGRDLRYLTNLHNNEAGRMTVSSEMRQECKCHGMSGSCTVRTCWMRLPSFREVGDFLKDRFDGASRVVYANKGSNRASHRVDPRHLEPENPAHKPPSSRDLVYFEKSPNFCSYNDKTGTLGTSGRICNSSSPALDGCELLCCGRGFKTRTERVTERCHCTFHWCCHVSCLNCTSTQTVYQCL, translated from the exons ATGCAGGCCCTCGCTCTTATTCTGGGAGTGAAAGCCGCATGCATCCTGCTGGTGTCATCTCTCTCAGGCACGGGGGCCGTCAACAATAGCGGTCGGTGGTG GGGAATAATGAATGTGGCCTCCTCTGCCAACCTACTCATCAACTCCAAGAACGTGCAGTTGGTCCTGGACCCTAGTCTAGCTCTGCTGAGCCGACGCCAGCGACGCCTGATCCGCCAAAACCCCGGGATCCTGCATGCCATTGCCACTGGCCTGCACACGGCCGTAAAGGAGTGCAAGTGGCAGTTCCGCAACCGCCGCTGGAACTGCCCGACCACCCATAGTCCAGTAATGTTTGGTAAAATTGTCAATCGTG gTTGCCGAGAAACAGCATTTGTATTTGCCATTACGAGTGCTGGGGTGACACATGCGGTGGCCCGGTCCTGTTCTGAAGGCGCCATTGAATCCTGCACCTGCGACTATCGGCGCCGTGGGCCTGGGGGACCAGACTGGCACTGGGGGGGCTGCAGTGACAACGTGGAGTTTGGCCGCATGTTTAGCAGGGAGTTTGTGGACTCCagcgagagaggtagagatctgCGCTACCTGACCAACCTCCACAACAACGAGGCAGGAAGAATG ACAGTCTCATCAGAGATGCGACAGGAGTGTAAGTGCCACGGCATGTCTGGCTCTTGCACTGTCCGCACCTGTTGGATGCGCCTGCCCAGCTTTCGTGAGGTGGGTGACTTCCTTAAAGATCGCTTTGATGGCGCTTCGCGAGTTGTCTATGCCAACAAGGGAAGCAACCGCGCCTCACACCGCGTTGACCCTCGACACCTGGAGCCTGAAAATCCTGCCCATAAACCCCCATCGTCAAGGGATCTGGTTTACTTTGAGAAGTCGCCAAACTTCTGTTCCTATAATGACAAGACAGGGACGCTTGGTACTTCTGGTCGGATCTGCAACAGCTCTTCTCCTGCCTTGGATGGGTGTGAACTGctgtgttgtggtcgtgggtTCAAGACACGGACAGAAAGGGTGACTGAGAGGTGCCACTGCACCTTTCATTGGTGTTGCCATGTGAGCTGCCTCAACTGCACCAGTACACAGACGGTATATCAGTGTCTctga